A window from Neodiprion fabricii isolate iyNeoFabr1 chromosome 2, iyNeoFabr1.1, whole genome shotgun sequence encodes these proteins:
- the LOC124175740 gene encoding ubiquitin-like protein 5 produces the protein MLEITCNDRLGKKVRVKCNPDDTIGDLKKLIAAQTGTHWEKIVLKKWYTIFKDHIKLQDYEIHDGMNLELYYQ, from the exons atgcTTGAGATCACTTGCAATGACCGtcttggaaaaaaagtaagagtGAAATGTAATCCCGATGACACGATAGGAGATCTAAAAAAGCTGATAGCGGCGCAAACGGGAACCCATTGGGAAAAGATAGTCTTAAAAAAATGGTACACCATATTCAAAGACCACATTAAGCTCCAAGACT ATGAAATACACGATGGTATGAATTTGGAGTTGTATTACCAGTGA